ATCCTTCCTGAGTCAGTTCATTGCCGTTCTTTTTCCAGAGTATTGCCGCGCACCCTTCAGGTGAAATAACAGAGTAGATGGAATGCTCCAGCATAAGCACTCTGTCGGCAACGGCAAGCGCAAGCGCACCGCCGCTGCCTCCTTCGCCGATTACAACAGCCACAACAGGCGTCTTTAAGGCGGACATTTCAAGCAGGTTTCTTGCAATGGCCTCTGCCTGTCCGCGCTCTTCCGCGCCGATGCCCGGATAAGCCCCGGCTGTATCAACAAATGTAAGCACAGGCTTATTAAACCTTTCCGCAAGCCCCATTATCCTCAGGGCTTTTCTGTAGCCTTCAGGGTTGGGTTGTCCGAAATTCCGGAGTATGCGCTCTTTGGTGCCCCTGCCTTTTTGGTGGCCGATGACGGCTAATGACATACCGTCAAATTTTGCAAACCCCGCCATTATGGCAGGGTCATCTGAAAACCGCCTGTCACCGTGAAGCTCGGTAAAGTCCTCCATTAAAAGGGCGATGTAGTCAAGGGTCTGGGGTCTCTCGGGATGGCGCGCAATCAGGGTTTTCTGCCACGGCGTTAATTTTGAGAATATGTCAGCCCTCAGGTCTTTAGCCTTTTTTTCAAGTTTTTTTATTTCAGAGGCAATGTTCATGTCCCTGCCGTCTGCAATGCGTTTCAGCTCTTCAATCTTTCCTTCAAGCTCGGCTACGGATTTTTCAAAATCAAGATAGTAATGCATCAGCTTAACACCGCCGTTCCTTCTCCCAATAAATTTTCAATCTCGGAGATTGCGCCCTGCGAGGGCGCTACGCTCAGCCCTGTCATTATCAGGGTTTCCCATTGCCTTGGTGCAATTATTTTAAAGTATACCTGACAATCTCCGCTGTATTTTGAAAACACATCTTTGAGCCTTGTAAGGTTATCAGCTCCGGTATTGGCATATAGTGTCAGCGTCAGTGTTTTCTGCCGGATAACTGGCGCCGGCTGTCCGTAATCTTTCGCCGCTCTCCGGTATGATGCAGACTGACTGCCTATGGGTCGTTGACCGTTTACCCACTGCTCGTTGACCGAATGCTTCTCATGGACTTGCGCCTTGTATTCCTTTAGTTCCTCACTCCTGTCAATAGGTACAATTTTTTTTGCAATCACTTTGAGCCCTTTATCCGATTTGTCTAAGTAGCCGTTTATCAGCACCGGTGTATCTTCCGATATTATGCCTGTGCAATCCCTGTAAAGGTCCGGGAATACAATCAGTTCAGCAGTGCCGTATAAATCCTCTATTATAAAATAAGCCATTAAATCCTTTGTTCTCTTTGTCTGAATAAGTTTAACGCTTCTTAATATGCCGCCGACAGTTACGTCTTCCTTGTCCTGCAGTTCCTGAAGTTCATGGGTTGGTGTTACTGAAAATTCCCTAAGTTTCTCCTCATATCTGTTCAGAGGATGTCCTGTTATGTAAAATCCGAGCGCCTCTTTTTCCATTGCGAGGAGTTCCGGCTCCTGCCATTCTTCCACATCAGGCAGTTCAGCGGGAGATGTTGGATGCAGTTCAAACATGCTGGCCTGTCCTGAAGCCCTGCCCCGCTGGTCTCTGACTGCAATATCCATTACCGAATTAACCGCAGACATCATTTGCGCCCTTTTGCCCATTGAATCCATGGCGCCTGCCTTTATCAGGCTTTCTATGACTTTTTTATTCACACGTTTTGAATCACAACGCGAGCAGAAATCAATGAATGATGTAAATGATTTTTCGCTGCGCGCCTCTATGATTGCCTCAATTGCTGAACCTCCTACCCCTTTTACCGCCTCCAGTCCGAAACGGATTGAATGACCTGTTATCATGAACTCCCTGCCGCCTTCATTAATATCAGGCGGTAGGACCTTTATCCCCATTTCTTTACATTCGGAAATATATGAGACTATCTTTGCGGTATTGTCCATGTCGGAGCTCAAAGTTGCCGCCATGAATTCAACCGGATAATTTGCCTTTAGATATGCGGTCTGATAGGCAATCAGGCCGTATGCTGCAGAGTGGGATTTATTGAAACCGTATTTTGCAAACGGCTCCATGTACTCGAATAGTTTTATTGCCTTTTTCTCAGAGATTTTATTTGCAACAGCTCCATCGACAAATATCTCTTTTTGTTTTTCCATTTCTGCGGCTAGTTTTTTCCCCATTGCCTTTCTCAGGGTGTCTGCCTGTCCCATGGTAAAGTTGGCAATCTTATTTGCAATCATCATGACCTGTTCCTGATAAAGGACTATGCCGTAAGTCTCTTCAAGGATTTCCTTTAGCTGCGGCAGTTCATAGTTAAACTTCCCTTCTCCGCTTCTGCGTTTTATAAATTCATCAATCCAGTCCATGGGTCCCGGACGGTAAAGGGCCACAAGGGCTATAAGGTCTTCCATTTTTCCCGGCCTCATCCTCTTTAAAATATCCCGCATGCCGGAACTTTCAAGCTGGAATATCCCGGTGGTCCTGCCGGAGCATAACAATTCATAAGTAGGCTTATCATCAAGGGGGATGTTTCTAATTGAGAAAGGTTGAAGGTTGAGGGATGAAGGATGAGTTTTATTGATAATCTTTTCAGTTTCGTCAATTACAGTCAGGGTCTTTAGACCGAGAAAATCAAATTTCAAAAGTCCGAGGGTTTCTATGGACTCCATGTCATACTGTGTGGTTATTGCCGGCTCATTAGGCGCCTTGTACAGGGGCAGAAATTCAGTAAGAGGCTCAGGCGAAATCACAACGCCTGCGGCATGTGTTGAGGCGTGCCTTGAAAGTCCCTCAAGCCGTTTTGCTACATCAATTAATTCCTTTATTTCTGAGCTGTTATCATAGATTTCTTCAAGTTTCGGTTCACGTTTAACCGCCTCTTCAAGGGTGATTTTTGCAATAGCCGGGACGAGCTTTGCTACCCTGTCAACCTCGGCATAGGGTATGTTCATGGCCCTTCCGACATCTCTTATTACTGCGCGCGCCTGCATAGTTCCGAAGGTTATAATCTGCGCCACATGGTCTTTGCCGTACCGCTCTGCAACATACTCTAATACCTCGGCCCTTCTGTTCATGCAGAAATCCACGTCTATGTCAGGCATGCTGATTCTTTCAGGGTTTAAAAACCTTTCAAACAGCAGTCCGTATCTGAGGGGGTCAATCTCAACTATGTCAAGGCAGTAAGCCACAAGACTGCCTGCCGCAGACCCTCTTCCGGGACCCACGGGAATGCCTTTGTTTTTTGCGTAGCTGATAAAGTCCCACACAATAAGAAAATACGAAGAAAAACCCATTGCCTCTATGATTTTAAGCTCATGCTCAAGCCGTTCCATGTAGTTTTCAGGCAGACCTTCGCTGAATTTTTTCCTGACGCCTTCTTCTACAAGTTTTCTCAGATAACTGTTTGAATCGTAGCCTTCAGGCACGTTGTATTCGGGCAGATGGAATACGCCGAATTTAAAATCAAGGTTGCACCTGTCTGCTATTCTTTTTGTATTTTCAACCGCCTCAGGCACATGCCTGAATATCTCTTTCATCTCCTCCGGGCTTTTAAAATAACAGCCTTCACCGGAGAATCTCATCCTGTCAGTGTCGTTTAAAGTCTTTCCCGTCTGGATGCACAAGAGGACGTCGTGCGCCTTGGCGTCTGATTTTTCAAGATAATGGCAGTCGTTGGTTGCGGCAAGAGGTATGTTAAGTTCACGGCTTAGTTCAATGAGCTGCTGATTTACGGCGTCCTGTTCAGGAATTTCGTTGGCCTGTATTTCAAAGAAAAAATTTTCTTCTCCAAAAATTTGTTTATAGC
The nucleotide sequence above comes from Nitrospirota bacterium. Encoded proteins:
- a CDS encoding acetyl-CoA carboxylase carboxyltransferase subunit alpha, giving the protein MHYYLDFEKSVAELEGKIEELKRIADGRDMNIASEIKKLEKKAKDLRADIFSKLTPWQKTLIARHPERPQTLDYIALLMEDFTELHGDRRFSDDPAIMAGFAKFDGMSLAVIGHQKGRGTKERILRNFGQPNPEGYRKALRIMGLAERFNKPVLTFVDTAGAYPGIGAEERGQAEAIARNLLEMSALKTPVVAVVIGEGGSGGALALAVADRVLMLEHSIYSVISPEGCAAILWKKNGNELTQEGFEKASDALKFTAQDLFEFGVIDEIIPEPVGGAHRDIKETASALGKVLKKHFSELIKKPVDELVEERYGKFRAMGKVAEEEE
- a CDS encoding DNA polymerase III subunit alpha, which gives rise to MSSSYVPLHLHTQYSLLDGAIRLEELIAKALKYNLKALAMTDHGNIFGAIEFYKKVRNAGLKPIIGCEVYVAPKGRFEKKHADDVSEASFHLILLCKDIQGYKNLTKLISNAYLEGFYYRPRIDKELLSEHSRGLIGLSSCLKGEVPYYLSRGMPERAREAALGYKQIFGEENFFFEIQANEIPEQDAVNQQLIELSRELNIPLAATNDCHYLEKSDAKAHDVLLCIQTGKTLNDTDRMRFSGEGCYFKSPEEMKEIFRHVPEAVENTKRIADRCNLDFKFGVFHLPEYNVPEGYDSNSYLRKLVEEGVRKKFSEGLPENYMERLEHELKIIEAMGFSSYFLIVWDFISYAKNKGIPVGPGRGSAAGSLVAYCLDIVEIDPLRYGLLFERFLNPERISMPDIDVDFCMNRRAEVLEYVAERYGKDHVAQIITFGTMQARAVIRDVGRAMNIPYAEVDRVAKLVPAIAKITLEEAVKREPKLEEIYDNSSEIKELIDVAKRLEGLSRHASTHAAGVVISPEPLTEFLPLYKAPNEPAITTQYDMESIETLGLLKFDFLGLKTLTVIDETEKIINKTHPSSLNLQPFSIRNIPLDDKPTYELLCSGRTTGIFQLESSGMRDILKRMRPGKMEDLIALVALYRPGPMDWIDEFIKRRSGEGKFNYELPQLKEILEETYGIVLYQEQVMMIANKIANFTMGQADTLRKAMGKKLAAEMEKQKEIFVDGAVANKISEKKAIKLFEYMEPFAKYGFNKSHSAAYGLIAYQTAYLKANYPVEFMAATLSSDMDNTAKIVSYISECKEMGIKVLPPDINEGGREFMITGHSIRFGLEAVKGVGGSAIEAIIEARSEKSFTSFIDFCSRCDSKRVNKKVIESLIKAGAMDSMGKRAQMMSAVNSVMDIAVRDQRGRASGQASMFELHPTSPAELPDVEEWQEPELLAMEKEALGFYITGHPLNRYEEKLREFSVTPTHELQELQDKEDVTVGGILRSVKLIQTKRTKDLMAYFIIEDLYGTAELIVFPDLYRDCTGIISEDTPVLINGYLDKSDKGLKVIAKKIVPIDRSEELKEYKAQVHEKHSVNEQWVNGQRPIGSQSASYRRAAKDYGQPAPVIRQKTLTLTLYANTGADNLTRLKDVFSKYSGDCQVYFKIIAPRQWETLIMTGLSVAPSQGAISEIENLLGEGTAVLS